The Marivivens sp. LCG002 genome contains a region encoding:
- the def gene encoding peptide deformylase yields the protein MTIKPILIHPDPRLKKVADPIAEVSSAIRRQADDMLETMYDAPGIGLAAPQIGILNRLIVMDAQRDPEAKPNPMVLVNPEVIWESEERNVYEEGCLSIPEQYAEVERPKMVRVRWLDLDGKTVEEEFDELWATCVQHEIDHLNGTLFIDYLKPLKRQMITRKMQKLKRDRARG from the coding sequence ATGACCATCAAACCTATTCTCATTCACCCCGACCCGCGCCTCAAGAAGGTTGCAGACCCTATTGCAGAGGTTTCGAGCGCTATTCGCCGTCAAGCCGATGATATGCTCGAGACGATGTATGATGCGCCCGGGATCGGCCTTGCTGCCCCACAGATCGGTATTCTCAACCGACTGATCGTGATGGATGCTCAGCGCGACCCCGAGGCCAAGCCAAACCCGATGGTTTTGGTGAACCCCGAGGTGATCTGGGAATCCGAAGAGCGCAACGTCTACGAGGAAGGGTGTCTGTCGATCCCCGAGCAATACGCCGAGGTCGAGCGCCCCAAGATGGTGCGCGTGCGCTGGCTCGATCTTGATGGCAAGACGGTCGAGGAGGAGTTCGACGAGCTTTGGGCGACTTGTGTCCAGCACGAGATCGATCATCTCAACGGCACCCTCTTTATTGATTATCTCAAGCCGCTCAAGCGCCAGATGATCACCCGCAAGATGCAAAAGCTCAAGCGTGACCGCGCGCGCGGCTGA
- the def gene encoding peptide deformylase, with protein sequence MPHRPFVMWPDKRLRTPAEPVAAITDETRAIWDEMITAMEEMPGVGLAAVQLGIMQRLAVVDCSEERGKVVRMANPEVLHASVQPRDHEEASPNLPGVSAKVTRPRAVTVKFLNENGEIEERDFVGLWATSVQHQIDHLNGRMYFDRLSKMKRDMLLRKAQKLNR encoded by the coding sequence ATGCCCCATCGTCCCTTTGTCATGTGGCCTGACAAGCGACTTCGCACGCCTGCCGAGCCCGTCGCGGCGATTACCGACGAAACCCGTGCGATCTGGGACGAGATGATCACCGCGATGGAAGAGATGCCGGGGGTAGGGCTTGCTGCGGTCCAACTCGGGATCATGCAGAGGTTGGCCGTTGTCGATTGCTCCGAAGAGCGCGGCAAAGTCGTGCGGATGGCAAATCCCGAAGTGCTCCATGCGAGTGTCCAACCGCGGGATCACGAAGAAGCCTCGCCCAATCTTCCCGGTGTATCGGCAAAGGTGACGCGCCCCCGCGCCGTGACCGTCAAATTCCTCAATGAAAATGGCGAGATCGAAGAGCGTGATTTTGTCGGCCTTTGGGCCACGAGCGTGCAGCACCAGATAGACCATCTGAACGGCAGAATGTATTTCGACCGTCTGAGCAAGATGAAGCGCGACATGCTGCTTCGCAAAGCTCAAAAGCTGAACCGATAG
- the fmt gene encoding methionyl-tRNA formyltransferase, whose product MRIVFMGTPDFSVSALNALVEAGHEVAAVYSQPPRPAGRGKKERPSPVHARALELGLDVRHPLNFKSEEDRAAFAALNADIAVVVAYGLILPQEVLDAPKHGCLNIHASLLPRWRGAAPIHRAIMAGDAETGVCIMQMEAGLDTGPVLLRQATSIGAEETTGVLHDWLADMGAKLIVEALAKLPELTPEVQPEEGVTYAHKIDKAEARINWTRPAVEVDRQIRGLSPFPGAWCEAEGERVKLLSSRLAEGAGDAGQVLGGWTIACGDGAIEVTRLQRAGKTAVSAEDALRGMTLPPKIG is encoded by the coding sequence ATGCGTATCGTATTCATGGGCACGCCGGATTTTTCGGTTTCGGCTTTGAACGCGCTGGTCGAAGCGGGCCACGAGGTGGCCGCCGTCTATTCCCAGCCGCCCCGTCCAGCAGGTCGCGGCAAGAAAGAGCGTCCCTCACCCGTTCACGCCCGTGCGCTGGAGCTTGGGCTGGATGTGCGCCATCCGCTGAATTTCAAGTCCGAAGAGGATCGCGCGGCCTTTGCGGCATTGAATGCCGATATCGCGGTCGTTGTCGCCTATGGTTTGATCCTTCCGCAAGAGGTGCTGGATGCACCAAAGCATGGTTGCCTGAATATCCATGCCTCGCTTTTGCCGCGCTGGCGTGGTGCTGCACCGATCCACCGCGCGATTATGGCGGGTGATGCTGAAACGGGTGTGTGTATCATGCAGATGGAAGCGGGGCTTGATACCGGACCCGTCCTGCTGCGACAGGCGACGTCGATCGGCGCAGAGGAAACCACCGGTGTTCTGCATGATTGGCTTGCCGATATGGGGGCAAAGCTGATCGTCGAGGCGCTCGCCAAACTTCCCGAGTTGACCCCCGAGGTTCAGCCCGAAGAGGGTGTGACCTATGCCCACAAGATCGACAAAGCCGAGGCGCGGATCAACTGGACCCGCCCTGCGGTCGAGGTGGATCGCCAAATTCGCGGCCTCTCGCCGTTTCCCGGTGCATGGTGCGAGGCGGAGGGCGAGCGGGTCAAGCTGCTCTCGTCCAGATTGGCAGAGGGAGCGGGTGACGCAGGCCAAGTGCTTGGCGGCTGGACGATTGCCTGTGGTGACGGCGCAATCGAGGTCACACGGCTCCAGCGTGCGGGCAAAACGGCTGTCAGCGCCGAAGATGCGCTGCGCGGGATGACGCTGCCCCCCAAGATCGGCTAG
- a CDS encoding ROK family transcriptional regulator, whose translation MASGTLQDGVIDPQNGFGPVQSVAGRDGKPLRQQIFEQVRAHALIPRSELAKSLNISPATVTALTADLIAEGLLREVSGAQRETGRGRPPVALEVISEARYTIGIKISEEAHSAVLCDLSGNVVAKAKLQTPSLRKPLAELVQECRTLAEQLLQQAGKSLDDVSIVSAGIAGIVDHNTGIVTWSPTLTERDANLKAALSVSFGKPCTIDNDANMLTLAELWFGIGRTRPDFVVVTIEHGVGMGIVMNSQLFRGTRGLGTEFGHTKVQLDGALCRCGRRGCLEAYLADYALAREASTALGTSRLSPMSLPDMLETLYEQAKAGNKGAQTIFRRAGRYLAVGLSNIINLIDPEMIILSGEKMRFDYLYADEVFAETQALALDQSRAPCLIEMQTWDQYVWARGAAALALGELTDRIFSEARTA comes from the coding sequence ATGGCTTCTGGCACGCTTCAAGATGGTGTCATCGACCCGCAAAACGGCTTTGGACCCGTTCAATCTGTCGCGGGACGCGACGGCAAACCTCTGCGCCAACAGATTTTCGAGCAGGTCCGCGCTCATGCCCTTATCCCGCGCTCCGAACTCGCCAAGAGCCTGAACATCAGCCCCGCGACAGTAACGGCTCTTACTGCCGATCTCATTGCCGAAGGTTTGCTCCGCGAAGTTTCGGGGGCCCAGCGCGAAACAGGTCGCGGAAGGCCGCCAGTCGCTCTCGAAGTGATTTCCGAAGCACGCTACACAATCGGGATCAAGATCTCGGAAGAGGCGCATTCAGCGGTGCTCTGTGATCTCTCGGGCAATGTGGTTGCAAAAGCCAAGCTCCAGACCCCAAGTCTTCGCAAGCCGTTGGCGGAGCTGGTGCAGGAGTGCCGCACCTTGGCAGAACAGCTCTTGCAACAGGCAGGTAAGTCGCTTGACGATGTCTCGATTGTTTCGGCGGGTATTGCGGGGATCGTCGACCACAACACGGGCATCGTGACATGGTCCCCCACTTTGACGGAACGGGACGCCAACCTCAAAGCGGCGCTTTCGGTGTCTTTCGGCAAACCCTGCACAATCGACAACGATGCCAATATGCTGACGCTCGCGGAACTCTGGTTCGGCATCGGACGCACGAGACCCGACTTTGTCGTCGTCACGATCGAACATGGCGTAGGTATGGGCATTGTGATGAACAGCCAGCTTTTCCGAGGCACACGCGGACTTGGCACCGAATTCGGCCACACCAAGGTGCAGCTCGACGGCGCTCTCTGCCGCTGTGGACGACGCGGATGCCTCGAGGCGTATCTCGCCGATTATGCGCTCGCACGCGAAGCCTCTACCGCGCTGGGAACTTCGCGCCTGAGCCCGATGAGTCTGCCCGATATGCTCGAAACGCTTTATGAACAGGCCAAAGCGGGGAATAAGGGCGCGCAGACGATTTTCCGCCGCGCAGGCCGCTATCTGGCTGTGGGACTATCGAACATCATCAATCTGATCGACCCTGAGATGATCATTCTGTCGGGCGAGAAAATGCGCTTTGATTATCTCTATGCGGACGAGGTTTTTGCCGAAACGCAAGCGCTGGCGCTTGACCAATCCCGTGCCCCCTGCCTCATCGAGATGCAGACGTGGGATCAATATGTCTGGGCGCGCGGCGCTGCTGCGCTCGCTCTGGGTGAACTGACCGACCGGATTTTCTCCGAAGCCAGAACCGCCTAG
- the xylB gene encoding xylulokinase: MYIGLDLGTSGLKGIVINDDQDILAEATAPLDVSRPHDGWSEQAPADWIVAAEAVISALRSKIDLGAVKAIGLSGHMHGATLLGKSDEVLRPCILWNDTRSAVEAAELDADPMFRKLTGNIVFPGFTAPKLAWVKNNEPEIFSKLAKVLLPKDYLRLWLTGEHVAEMSDAAGTSWLDVGQRDWSDTLLAATDMDRSHMPRLVEGSEVSGTLRPDLASAWGMSSSVVVAGGGGDNAASAVGVGVVQEGDAFVSLGTSGVLFAACDAYTPDAASAVHTFCHALPSTWHQMGVILAAADAMNWFAKVLEAKPSDLTSALGPLQAPSRTLFLPYLGGERTPHNDAKVRASFLHLDHASDRISMTRSVLEGVTFAVRDSFDALSSTGTRIERLIAVGGGSKSDYWVQAIATTLGLPIGLPVAGDYGGAFGAARLGLMAATGAGSSAATAPKIERMIEPVVGLSDAFLEAHSKYRAAYQAIKALN, translated from the coding sequence ATGTATATTGGATTGGATCTTGGCACCTCGGGGCTCAAGGGGATCGTCATCAATGATGATCAGGACATCCTCGCCGAAGCGACGGCCCCTTTGGATGTAAGCCGACCGCATGACGGTTGGTCCGAGCAAGCGCCTGCCGATTGGATCGTTGCGGCCGAGGCGGTGATTTCTGCGCTTCGGAGCAAGATCGATCTTGGTGCGGTGAAAGCCATCGGGCTTTCGGGGCACATGCATGGTGCAACCCTTTTGGGCAAATCTGACGAAGTGCTTCGGCCTTGCATTTTGTGGAACGATACGCGGTCCGCAGTTGAAGCGGCGGAACTCGATGCAGATCCCATGTTCCGCAAGCTGACGGGGAATATCGTGTTTCCGGGTTTCACAGCGCCCAAATTGGCTTGGGTCAAGAACAACGAACCCGAAATTTTCTCAAAGCTCGCCAAGGTGCTTTTGCCCAAGGATTATCTCCGACTTTGGCTCACGGGCGAACATGTGGCGGAAATGTCCGATGCCGCGGGGACCTCGTGGCTTGATGTCGGGCAGCGTGATTGGTCGGATACGCTTTTGGCTGCAACCGATATGGATAGGTCGCACATGCCGCGACTGGTGGAGGGGTCCGAGGTTTCAGGCACGCTCCGTCCTGACCTCGCGTCTGCTTGGGGGATGAGCTCGTCTGTGGTCGTTGCGGGCGGCGGCGGAGACAATGCCGCGAGTGCGGTGGGCGTCGGCGTAGTTCAAGAGGGCGATGCCTTTGTCAGTCTCGGAACATCGGGGGTGCTCTTTGCGGCCTGTGATGCCTATACCCCCGATGCGGCGAGCGCTGTGCACACGTTCTGTCATGCGTTGCCTAGCACGTGGCACCAGATGGGGGTCATTCTGGCGGCAGCGGACGCGATGAACTGGTTTGCCAAGGTGCTGGAGGCCAAGCCTTCCGATCTCACAAGTGCGCTTGGGCCGCTTCAGGCGCCGAGCCGCACCCTGTTCCTTCCTTATCTTGGGGGGGAGCGGACGCCGCATAACGACGCAAAAGTTCGGGCATCGTTCCTACACCTCGACCACGCCTCGGACCGTATTTCCATGACGCGTTCCGTTCTGGAGGGGGTCACTTTTGCGGTGCGCGACAGCTTTGACGCACTCAGCTCGACAGGGACCAGGATCGAGCGTCTGATCGCCGTGGGCGGTGGGTCCAAGTCCGATTACTGGGTGCAAGCGATTGCGACGACGCTCGGACTGCCAATCGGTTTGCCCGTTGCTGGCGATTATGGCGGAGCATTCGGCGCCGCGCGTCTTGGGCTCATGGCGGCAACGGGCGCGGGAAGCAGCGCTGCGACCGCCCCGAAAATCGAACGTATGATCGAGCCTGTTGTCGGGCTCTCTGATGCGTTCCTTGAAGCACATTCGAAATATCGCGCGGCCTATCAGGCCATCAAAGCGCTGAATTAA
- the xylA gene encoding xylose isomerase — protein MTDFFKGIPQIKYEGPETDNDFAFRHYNPDEVILGKTMKEHLRFAIAYWHSFAWEGGDPFGGRTFDRPWFGSAMDLAKLKADVAFEMYEILDAPFFCFHDADVRPEGATFAENQRNLDEIVDYFAAKMENSKTKLLWGTANLFSHRRFMSGAATNPDPEVFAFSAATIKSNMDATHKLGGANYVLWGGREGYETLLNTDMGRERQQAGRMLQMVVDYKHKIGFKGTILIEPKPQEPTKHQYDYDVATVYGFLKDFGLEKEVKLNIEQGHAILAGHSFEHELALARELGILGSIDMNRNDYQSGWDTDQFPNNVPETALAYYEILKAGGFTTGGTNFDAKLRRQSLDAEDLILGHVGGMDVCAAGLKAAARMLEDGKLEEARSARYAGWDTEAGKALLSSDLESIHAKVLAENINPEPRSGRQERLENLVNRYL, from the coding sequence ATGACCGATTTCTTCAAAGGCATTCCGCAGATCAAATACGAAGGTCCCGAAACGGACAATGATTTCGCATTCCGCCACTATAACCCCGATGAGGTGATCCTTGGCAAAACCATGAAGGAGCACCTTCGGTTCGCCATCGCCTATTGGCACTCGTTTGCTTGGGAAGGCGGCGATCCGTTCGGCGGCCGCACCTTTGACCGGCCTTGGTTCGGGAGTGCGATGGATCTTGCAAAGCTCAAGGCCGATGTTGCTTTCGAGATGTACGAGATCCTCGATGCACCGTTCTTCTGCTTCCATGATGCCGATGTGCGCCCCGAGGGAGCCACTTTCGCAGAGAACCAGCGGAACCTTGACGAGATCGTCGATTATTTTGCCGCCAAGATGGAAAACAGCAAGACCAAGCTCTTGTGGGGCACCGCTAACCTCTTCTCGCATCGGCGCTTCATGTCGGGTGCTGCGACGAACCCCGATCCCGAGGTCTTTGCTTTCTCGGCGGCAACGATCAAATCCAACATGGATGCGACGCATAAACTGGGCGGCGCGAACTATGTGCTTTGGGGTGGGCGTGAAGGCTACGAGACCCTTCTGAACACGGATATGGGCCGCGAACGTCAGCAAGCGGGCCGCATGCTCCAGATGGTGGTCGATTACAAGCACAAGATCGGCTTTAAAGGCACAATCCTGATCGAGCCCAAACCGCAGGAGCCGACCAAGCACCAGTATGATTACGACGTTGCCACGGTCTATGGCTTCCTCAAGGACTTCGGCCTTGAAAAAGAAGTGAAGCTCAACATCGAGCAGGGGCACGCAATCCTTGCGGGGCACTCCTTCGAGCACGAGCTTGCTCTTGCGCGCGAGCTAGGCATCCTCGGGTCGATCGATATGAACCGCAACGACTATCAGTCGGGTTGGGATACCGACCAGTTCCCGAACAATGTGCCCGAAACGGCGCTGGCCTATTACGAGATCCTCAAAGCGGGCGGTTTCACCACGGGGGGCACCAATTTCGACGCCAAACTCCGTCGCCAGTCGCTCGATGCAGAAGACCTCATTCTCGGGCATGTGGGCGGCATGGACGTGTGTGCCGCAGGGCTCAAGGCGGCTGCGCGGATGCTGGAAGACGGCAAGCTCGAAGAGGCACGCAGCGCCCGCTATGCAGGCTGGGATACCGAGGCGGGCAAGGCGCTCTTGTCCAGCGATCTCGAAAGCATCCATGCGAAAGTTCTTGCCGAGAACATCAACCCCGAACCGCGTTCGGGTCGTCAGGAACGTCTTGAAAATCTGGTGAACCGCTATCTCTGA
- the rnhA gene encoding ribonuclease HI, with product MRLFAYTDGACSGNPGPGGWGALLIAREGDEILKERELYGGEQETTNNRMELLAAITALETLERPSTLTVITDSAYVKDGISSWLFGWKKKGWKTAAGKPVKNEDLWRRLDEATKRHTITWEWVKGHAGHPENERADELARRGMAPFKELRDSAAK from the coding sequence ATGAGGCTCTTTGCCTATACAGACGGTGCCTGCTCGGGAAATCCCGGACCGGGCGGTTGGGGCGCACTCCTGATCGCACGCGAAGGAGACGAGATCCTCAAAGAGCGCGAACTCTACGGCGGCGAGCAGGAAACCACCAATAACCGCATGGAGCTTTTGGCCGCGATCACCGCGCTCGAAACGCTCGAACGCCCCTCGACGCTCACCGTGATCACGGACAGTGCCTATGTCAAAGACGGCATTTCGTCTTGGCTCTTCGGCTGGAAGAAAAAAGGCTGGAAGACCGCCGCAGGCAAACCCGTCAAGAACGAAGACCTTTGGCGACGGCTCGACGAGGCCACCAAACGGCACACCATAACTTGGGAATGGGTCAAAGGACACGCGGGACATCCCGAGAACGAACGCGCCGATGAACTCGCACGGCGAGGCATGGCCCCCTTCAAAGAGCTGCGCGACTCCGCCGCCAAATAG
- the ispH gene encoding 4-hydroxy-3-methylbut-2-enyl diphosphate reductase, whose protein sequence is MTKPPLTLYLAAPRGFCAGVDRAIKIVEMALEKWGAPVYVRHEIVHNKFVVDSLKNKGAVFVEELDECPTDRPVIFSAHGVPKSVPAEAARREMIYVDATCPLVSKVHIEAARHAEEGLQMIMIGHEGHPETIGTMGQLPEGEVLLVETVEDVAKVAVRDPTRLAYVTQTTLSVDDTKDIVAALNERFPAIVGPHKEDICYATTNRQEAVKAIAPKCEALLVVGAPNSSNSKRLVEVAAKNGCSYAQLVQRADDIDWRAIGTINSVGITAGASAPEVLINEVIDAFRSRFDVTVEQVVTAEENVEFKVPRVLRDPA, encoded by the coding sequence ATGACCAAGCCCCCTCTCACCCTCTATCTCGCCGCACCACGCGGATTTTGCGCCGGCGTTGATCGCGCGATAAAAATCGTCGAGATGGCGCTCGAGAAATGGGGCGCGCCCGTCTACGTCCGCCACGAAATCGTGCACAACAAATTTGTCGTGGACAGCCTCAAGAACAAAGGCGCTGTCTTTGTTGAAGAGCTTGACGAATGTCCGACGGATCGGCCCGTGATTTTCTCGGCGCATGGCGTCCCCAAATCCGTCCCCGCAGAGGCGGCGCGTCGCGAGATGATCTATGTCGATGCGACCTGCCCGCTTGTCTCCAAAGTCCATATCGAGGCCGCGCGTCACGCCGAAGAAGGTCTCCAGATGATCATGATCGGCCACGAAGGCCACCCCGAAACCATCGGAACCATGGGCCAGCTTCCCGAGGGTGAAGTGCTCCTTGTCGAAACCGTGGAAGACGTCGCCAAAGTTGCGGTCCGTGACCCCACTCGCCTTGCCTATGTGACCCAGACCACGCTTTCGGTCGATGACACCAAGGACATCGTCGCAGCGCTTAATGAACGTTTTCCCGCAATCGTCGGTCCGCACAAAGAAGACATTTGCTATGCCACCACAAACCGTCAGGAAGCGGTAAAGGCGATCGCACCCAAATGCGAAGCGCTCTTGGTGGTCGGCGCCCCCAATTCATCCAACTCCAAACGCCTTGTCGAAGTCGCCGCAAAAAACGGCTGCTCCTATGCCCAGCTTGTGCAACGGGCCGACGACATCGACTGGCGTGCAATCGGAACGATCAATTCGGTAGGCATCACGGCGGGCGCCTCTGCTCCCGAAGTTCTCATCAACGAGGTGATCGACGCCTTTCGGAGCCGTTTCGACGTGACGGTCGAGCAGGTCGTCACAGCCGAGGAAAACGTCGAGTTCAAAGTGCCCCGTGTCCTAAGAGACCCCGCATGA
- a CDS encoding YqaA family protein: MMVELGLFGMFIAALAAATVLPLQSEVVFAALQIAGNQPLWLLVVVASVGNTLGSVITCAMGRGIERFREQSWFPVSPEQLDRAQAVYRKWGLWSLLFTWAPLGDAIALIAGIMRTPWTIFIALVALAKTGRYIVLALITEGVISAL, from the coding sequence ATGATGGTCGAGCTTGGGCTCTTTGGAATGTTCATCGCCGCCTTGGCGGCCGCAACGGTTCTGCCCCTTCAATCCGAGGTCGTCTTTGCCGCTCTTCAGATCGCGGGCAATCAACCGCTTTGGCTTTTGGTTGTGGTGGCAAGTGTCGGAAATACGCTCGGTTCGGTCATTACATGCGCGATGGGACGCGGGATCGAGCGCTTCCGCGAGCAGTCATGGTTCCCCGTCTCGCCCGAGCAACTTGACCGCGCACAGGCGGTCTATCGTAAATGGGGCCTCTGGTCCTTGCTCTTCACATGGGCTCCTCTCGGGGATGCCATCGCGCTGATCGCGGGTATCATGCGCACCCCTTGGACGATCTTCATCGCACTTGTCGCGCTCGCCAAAACGGGTCGCTACATCGTTCTGGCCCTCATTACCGAGGGTGTAATCTCTGCGCTCTAG